A single Ctenopharyngodon idella isolate HZGC_01 chromosome 22, HZGC01, whole genome shotgun sequence DNA region contains:
- the zbtb14 gene encoding zinc finger and BTB domain-containing protein 14 — MSETVKYVDDEHKTIFLKLLNEQRLEGEHCDIAVVVEDVKFRAHRCVLAACSNYFKKLFKKHEVDSSSVIEIDFIRSDIFEEVLNYMYTAKISVKKKDVNLMMSSGQILGIRFLDKLCSQKRDMSPDEKSNDPRNTKFPYDMVKMGLPTEDPPLNQDSDVQVLGDQDDAPSDDIVEEAQGNHDLDKSPNNALRVQEAILKELAQEEVHKVSCYDQEVEAIDAEPKELASHAQTLSFADSMGDVKDEQPPGWTTATADMKFEYLLYGHRDQLACQVCGKTFLDENRLRKHEKLHSAERPFVCEICTKAFTTQAHLKEHLKIHTGFKPYRCDACGKSFIRAPDLKKHERVHSNERPFGCQMCEKAFKHKSHLKDHERRHRGEKPFVCNSCTKAFAKASDLKRHENNMHSERKQLTGGGLQSETEQLQAAAMAAEAEQQLESIACS, encoded by the coding sequence ATGTCCGAAACTGTGAAGTATGTGGACGATGAGCACAAGACCATCTTTCTGAAGCTACTGAACGAGCAGCGACTAGAAGGCGAGCACTGCGACATCGCGGTGGTGGTGGAGGATGTGAAGTTCAGGGCGCATCGCTGTGTGTTGGCGGCGTGCAGCAACTACTTcaaaaaactctttaaaaagCACGAGGTGGACAGTTCGTCCGTCATCGAGATCGACTTCATCCGATCGGACATCTTCGAGGAGGTGCTCAATTACATGTACACCGCGAAGATCTCGGTGAAGAAGAAGGACGTGAATCTGATGATGTCCTCCGGGCAGATACTCGGCATACGCTTTTTGGACAAGCTCTGCTCGCAGAAACGCGACATGTCGCCCGACGAGAAAAGCAACGACCCCCGGAACACAAAGTTCCCGTATGATATGGTGAAAATGGGGCTTCCGACGGAAGATCCCCCGTTGAATCAAGACAGCGACGTGCAGGTGCTCGGCGACCAAGACGACGCGCCTTCGGACGACATCGTGGAGGAAGCGCAAGGCAATCACGACCTGGACAAGTCGCCGAACAATGCCCTGCGAGTGCAGGAGGCCATCTTGAAAGAGCTGGCGCAGGAGGAGGTACACAAAGTTAGCTGCTACGACCAAGAGGTGGAAGCAATAGACGCCGAACCCAAAGAATTGGCGAGCCACGCCCAGACGCTCTCGTTCGCCGACAGCATGGGCGACGTGAAGGACGAGCAGCCGCCGGGATGGACGACGGCCACCGCTGACATGAAGTTCGAGTATCTGCTCTACGGCCACCGAGATCAGTTAGCCTGCCAAGTGTGCGGCAAGACCTTCCTGGACGAGAATCGCCTGCGGAAGCACGAGAAGCTGCACTCGGCCGAGAGGCCGTTCGTTTGCGAGATCTGCACTAAAGCGTTCACCACACAGGCCCATTTAAAAGAGCACCTGAAGATCCACACGGGCTTCAAGCCTTACCGCTGCGACGCCTGCGGCAAGTCCTTCATCCGCGCGCCCGACCTGAAGAAACACGAGCGCGTGCACAGCAACGAGCGGCCGTTCGGCTGCCAGATGTGCGAAAAGGCCTTCAAGCACAAGTCGCACCTGAAGGACCACGAGCGACGCCACCGAGGAGAGAAGCCGTTCGTGTGCAACTCGTGCACCAAGGCCTTCGCCAAAGCGTCTGACCTGAAGAGACATGAGAACAACATGCACAGCGAACGCAAACAGCTGACCGGCGGCGGCCTGCAGAGCGAAACCGAACAGCTTCAGGCCGCGGCCATGGCCGCCGAGGCCGAGCAGCAGCTGGAGTCCATCGCGTGCTCGTAA